In Candidatus Aminicenantes bacterium, the following proteins share a genomic window:
- a CDS encoding protein kinase, with the protein MTKNILLVEYDEATVRLIKDLLPPPLFELTVANDGETAKRHLAGKQFDMMITAAMLPRFHGFNLALNVAQENPLIKIIIISAIYKGFYYKHQAMSQYRADDFFEKPLDKDAFRNRVLELLNIPVSEFHAATHAATTQVPGFDTAKIPTLGKLEEEEEKKLSADDIFGDLLKNIDKVPQFKIDLNEGQAAKSAKPDGVPFRPPAPFQSLQTKKEPEVTREGGKPDPGQTVMAPPAAAPRPGPAREARKAASVSQSISDDLDSLRQTVKKQIPETNMRKIEDDIARRFEDTLSGLGLGLTASKPAPKPAAAVKAEEKPAAQSPSPVEPAAVVPEKTSVTAEQKPFKEEIIELGEEALQKEVTVEPAVDSKKIVAKEEPKPEKKTAPVENPNEVGDYVLLGLIARGGMAEIYKAKKKGVKGFEKIIAIKKILSGYGEDDKYIEMLVDEAKIAAELSHPNIIQIYDLGRKDNYYFIAMEYVLGKDLRETQSRLREKDQWFPEEISLFLCIKILEALNYAHKAKDSHGHALEIVHRDVSPPNILISYNGDVKLTDFGISKASIKMHQTISGALKGKLLYMSPEQARGEGTIDCRSDLYSVGVVLFELLTSRKLFLDTSEMGVLKKVQNGEILNPREINPNIDPALEKIILKSLNKAPDKRYQSAAAMIADLETFMVKKYNYLPGPVQLSHFIYQLFEKDIVRDGIKVDLKPLPEKPLLREAPKAQPAPPEPAKPVTVFETKVSPPTVVAAAEKAPAPRASADKAPGGVVHIDFDEDKIVPIKSTAKAPAPEIKKNIPLFNEIEEPKRKFPLWAAVLVLAVMAAAALGYFMFIKKPAANETQTVAKPAVVEKTAAQPETAETQAKQQPAVDPQVLALEKLKQKEAELEKQLQDAAAATAATDAVALKKKQQDEKRAKQAEIERSKKEEADRLQKEEQDRLQREEELRRQAEADRLAKEAQDKKKADELKELERKRVKEGDVVPLPEVDREPQAVSKPDPVIPTTIMASIMANQSVLFNILVNQNGDVEVARLMHKTSNSQLNSILIATIQTWKFTPAMKNGVRVKVWKTISLIIKK; encoded by the coding sequence ATGACCAAGAACATTTTGTTGGTGGAATACGATGAAGCGACCGTCCGGCTCATCAAAGATCTTCTGCCGCCGCCCCTGTTCGAACTGACCGTGGCCAACGACGGCGAAACCGCCAAGCGTCATCTGGCCGGCAAGCAGTTCGACATGATGATCACGGCCGCCATGCTGCCGCGTTTTCACGGCTTCAATCTCGCCCTGAACGTGGCGCAGGAGAACCCGCTGATCAAGATCATCATCATCAGCGCCATTTACAAGGGCTTTTACTACAAGCACCAGGCCATGTCCCAGTATCGCGCCGACGATTTTTTTGAAAAACCGCTGGACAAGGACGCCTTCAGAAACCGGGTGCTGGAACTGCTCAACATCCCGGTGAGCGAATTCCATGCCGCCACCCACGCCGCCACGACACAGGTCCCGGGCTTCGACACGGCCAAGATCCCGACCTTGGGTAAACTGGAAGAAGAAGAGGAGAAGAAGCTGAGCGCCGACGACATTTTCGGCGATCTCCTTAAAAACATAGACAAGGTGCCCCAGTTCAAAATAGACCTGAACGAGGGCCAGGCTGCGAAAAGCGCCAAGCCCGACGGAGTCCCGTTCCGCCCGCCGGCGCCTTTCCAGAGCCTGCAGACGAAAAAGGAACCCGAGGTCACGCGCGAAGGCGGAAAGCCCGATCCGGGCCAAACCGTCATGGCGCCGCCGGCCGCGGCCCCGAGGCCGGGGCCGGCGAGGGAAGCCAGGAAAGCAGCTTCCGTCAGCCAAAGCATCAGCGACGACCTGGACAGCCTGCGCCAGACGGTCAAGAAGCAGATACCGGAAACCAACATGCGCAAGATCGAGGACGACATCGCCCGCCGCTTCGAGGACACCCTTTCCGGGCTCGGATTGGGGCTGACGGCGTCGAAGCCCGCGCCCAAGCCCGCGGCGGCCGTCAAGGCCGAGGAAAAACCGGCTGCCCAGTCCCCGTCCCCGGTCGAACCCGCCGCGGTTGTCCCTGAAAAAACGTCGGTCACGGCAGAGCAAAAACCGTTCAAGGAAGAGATCATCGAGCTTGGCGAAGAGGCGCTGCAAAAGGAAGTCACGGTCGAGCCGGCCGTTGACAGCAAAAAAATCGTTGCCAAGGAGGAGCCCAAGCCGGAGAAAAAGACGGCTCCCGTTGAAAACCCCAACGAAGTCGGGGATTACGTTCTGCTCGGCCTGATCGCCCGCGGCGGCATGGCCGAAATTTATAAGGCCAAGAAAAAAGGGGTCAAAGGCTTCGAGAAGATCATCGCTATCAAGAAAATACTTTCCGGTTACGGGGAAGACGACAAATATATCGAGATGCTGGTCGATGAGGCCAAGATCGCGGCCGAGCTGTCCCATCCCAACATCATCCAGATCTACGACCTGGGGCGCAAGGACAACTATTACTTCATCGCCATGGAATACGTGCTGGGCAAGGATTTGCGTGAAACCCAGAGCCGCCTGCGCGAAAAGGATCAATGGTTTCCTGAAGAAATATCGCTCTTCCTGTGCATCAAGATACTCGAGGCCCTGAACTACGCCCACAAGGCCAAGGACAGCCACGGCCATGCCCTGGAAATCGTCCACCGCGACGTGTCGCCGCCCAACATATTGATCTCCTACAACGGCGACGTGAAGCTGACCGATTTCGGCATTTCCAAGGCATCGATCAAAATGCACCAGACGATCTCGGGCGCCCTGAAGGGAAAGCTGCTGTACATGTCGCCGGAACAGGCCAGGGGCGAAGGGACGATCGACTGCCGCTCGGACCTGTACTCGGTGGGGGTGGTGCTCTTCGAACTGCTGACCAGCAGGAAGCTTTTCCTGGACACGTCGGAGATGGGCGTGCTCAAGAAGGTCCAGAACGGGGAGATACTCAACCCGCGCGAGATCAACCCGAACATCGACCCGGCCCTGGAAAAGATCATCCTCAAGTCACTGAACAAGGCCCCCGACAAAAGATACCAGAGCGCCGCGGCCATGATCGCCGACCTGGAAACGTTCATGGTCAAGAAATACAATTACCTGCCCGGGCCGGTGCAGCTCAGCCATTTCATCTACCAGCTTTTCGAGAAGGACATCGTCCGCGACGGCATCAAGGTGGACCTGAAGCCGTTGCCCGAAAAGCCGCTGCTCCGGGAAGCCCCCAAGGCGCAACCGGCGCCGCCCGAGCCCGCCAAGCCGGTAACCGTGTTCGAAACCAAGGTGTCGCCGCCAACTGTTGTCGCGGCCGCGGAAAAGGCGCCCGCGCCCAGGGCGAGCGCGGATAAGGCCCCCGGCGGGGTCGTCCATATCGATTTCGATGAAGACAAGATCGTCCCGATCAAGAGCACGGCAAAAGCTCCGGCACCAGAAATCAAAAAAAACATCCCCCTGTTCAACGAAATAGAGGAGCCCAAGCGCAAATTTCCTCTTTGGGCCGCGGTGCTGGTGCTGGCCGTCATGGCCGCCGCCGCGCTGGGTTACTTCATGTTCATAAAAAAGCCGGCCGCGAACGAAACCCAGACCGTGGCCAAACCGGCTGTCGTCGAAAAGACCGCCGCTCAGCCCGAGACAGCCGAAACGCAAGCCAAGCAGCAGCCGGCCGTCGATCCGCAAGTGCTGGCCCTCGAGAAACTTAAGCAGAAGGAAGCGGAGCTGGAAAAGCAGTTGCAGGATGCCGCGGCCGCCACCGCCGCCACCGACGCCGTTGCGCTGAAAAAGAAGCAGCAGGACGAGAAGCGCGCCAAGCAGGCCGAAATCGAGCGCTCGAAAAAAGAGGAGGCGGACCGCCTGCAGAAGGAAGAACAGGACCGGCTGCAACGGGAGGAAGAACTCCGCAGGCAGGCGGAAGCCGACCGTCTGGCCAAAGAGGCGCAGGATAAGAAAAAGGCCGATGAATTGAAGGAGCTGGAGCGCAAACGGGTCAAGGAAGGCGATGTCGTTCCGCTCCCTGAGGTCGACCGGGAGCCGCAAGCCGTTTCCAAGCCCGACCCAGTGATCCCCACCACCATCATGGCCAGCATCATGGCCAATCAAAGCGTGCTGTTCAATATCCTGGTCAATCAAAACGGGGACGTGGAGGTGGCGCGGCTGATGCACAAAACCAGCAACAGCCAGCTGAACTCCATCCTGATCGCCACCATCCAGACCTGGAAATTTACGCCGGCCATGAAGAACGGCGTGCGCGTCAAAGTTTGGAAAACCATTTCGCTTATAATAAAAAAATAA